Proteins from a genomic interval of Ensifer canadensis:
- a CDS encoding amino acid ABC transporter permease/ATP-binding protein, which yields MAILTDYAGVAGTGRASEPNPGYAHYRIVPARHPGRALGTLFAALVITGVLYSVLTNPRWGWPVFAEWFFAEPVLAGLGRTLLLTALATVSGSLLGTALALARVSKSPLLGGLSFGYIWLLRSIPLIVLLLVLNNLGYLYETISVGIPFTDTTLFNYPTTQLLTPFAAAFLGLTLNQSAFFAEIVRGGILSVDHGQHEAAAALGLPRHRQAFRIVLPQAMRSILPTGFNEIIGLAKSTSMVYVLALPELFYTVQVIYRRNLEVIPLLMVATVWYLVIMTGLSIAQHYIERHFSKGAVRNPVPLPFQAFFSRFRRPLAEVASSGAIARKTGFHDATAFRAGGAVRIHGISKSFGPLKVLDDVELSLPAGSVTAILGPSGSGKSTLLRAINHLERVDDGFISIDGDLVGYSQKGNTLYELKEKDILKRRADIGMVFQNFNLFPHLTVLENLIEAPLQVRGLKRDDAVRLAQELLARVGLSDKINAYPRQLSGGQQQRVAIARALALKPKVLLFDEPTSALDPELVGEVLDVIKELARTGTTLVIVTHEIGFAREVADTVVFIEAGRILEAGPPSRIFTTAEHPRTREFLAKVL from the coding sequence ATGGCCATTTTGACCGATTATGCCGGCGTTGCCGGAACCGGGCGAGCAAGCGAACCCAATCCGGGCTACGCGCATTATCGCATCGTGCCGGCCCGCCATCCTGGCAGGGCGCTCGGCACCCTGTTTGCTGCGCTCGTCATAACCGGCGTGCTTTATTCGGTGCTGACCAATCCTCGCTGGGGCTGGCCGGTCTTTGCCGAATGGTTCTTTGCAGAACCGGTGCTTGCGGGCCTTGGGCGGACGCTGCTCCTGACGGCACTTGCGACCGTTTCAGGCTCGCTACTTGGAACGGCTCTGGCGCTCGCCCGGGTGTCGAAGTCGCCGCTGCTCGGTGGCCTGTCCTTCGGTTACATCTGGCTGCTGCGCTCCATTCCGCTGATCGTGCTGCTGCTCGTGCTCAACAATCTCGGCTATCTCTACGAGACGATCTCGGTTGGGATTCCTTTCACCGACACGACGCTCTTCAACTACCCGACGACCCAGCTGCTGACGCCGTTTGCAGCAGCCTTTCTCGGTCTGACGCTCAATCAGTCGGCCTTCTTTGCCGAGATCGTGCGTGGCGGCATTCTCTCCGTCGATCACGGGCAACACGAGGCCGCGGCTGCACTCGGTCTTCCCCGTCATCGCCAGGCATTCCGTATCGTGCTGCCACAGGCGATGCGCTCGATCCTGCCGACCGGCTTCAACGAGATCATCGGGCTCGCAAAGAGCACATCAATGGTCTACGTGCTGGCGCTGCCGGAGCTCTTCTACACCGTTCAGGTCATCTATCGCCGCAATCTCGAAGTCATTCCGCTCCTGATGGTGGCCACCGTCTGGTACCTGGTGATCATGACCGGGCTGTCGATCGCCCAGCACTATATCGAACGCCATTTCTCCAAGGGGGCCGTTCGCAATCCGGTGCCGCTGCCGTTCCAGGCCTTCTTCTCGCGGTTTCGGCGTCCGCTGGCCGAGGTTGCGAGCAGTGGTGCCATCGCCCGCAAGACCGGTTTTCATGACGCGACTGCATTCCGCGCCGGCGGTGCCGTCCGCATCCATGGCATCTCGAAGAGTTTCGGTCCGCTGAAAGTGCTAGATGACGTCGAGCTGAGCTTGCCTGCCGGCAGCGTCACGGCGATCCTCGGGCCATCGGGTTCGGGTAAGTCGACTTTGCTGCGCGCCATCAATCATCTGGAGCGGGTCGATGACGGCTTCATCTCGATCGACGGCGATCTCGTCGGCTACAGCCAGAAGGGCAACACGCTCTATGAACTGAAGGAGAAGGATATTTTGAAGCGCCGCGCCGACATCGGCATGGTGTTCCAGAATTTCAATCTCTTCCCGCATCTGACGGTGCTGGAAAACCTCATCGAGGCACCGTTGCAGGTGCGCGGCCTCAAGCGCGACGACGCTGTTCGGTTGGCGCAGGAACTGCTGGCGCGGGTCGGCCTCAGCGACAAGATCAACGCCTATCCCCGGCAGCTCTCGGGCGGCCAGCAGCAGCGCGTGGCGATCGCACGGGCTCTGGCCCTTAAGCCGAAGGTCCTGCTCTTCGACGAACCGACCTCGGCACTCGATCCGGAACTGGTCGGCGAAGTGCTTGATGTCATCAAGGAACTGGCCCGCACCGGCACGACGCTTGTGATCGTCACGCACGAGATCGGGTTTGCCCGCGAGGTTGCCGACACCGTCGTCTTCATCGAGGCGGGCCGCATCCTGGAGGCCGGGCCGCCGTCCCGCATCTTCACCACCGCGGAACATCCGCGCACCCGCGAATTCCTCGCCAAGGTTCTCTGA
- a CDS encoding GNAT family N-acetyltransferase: protein MSDTFLYTTPLDPRAKPLIDELIIEYDSRYGNYFSDEGAAAELNRYPPDAFAPPHGNFVLLIRNGETIGGGAFKHYDDRTAEFKRIWTRSDLRRQGLARRVLLELEAQAARQGYSRIYLTTGFRQPEAVGLYLVNGYTALFDVAADPEVYKTLPFEKDITHLVASLALLGEPRPSHPQAVSHP, encoded by the coding sequence ATGAGCGATACGTTTCTCTACACCACCCCCCTCGACCCGCGTGCCAAGCCGCTGATCGACGAACTGATCATCGAATATGACAGCCGTTACGGCAACTACTTCAGCGACGAGGGTGCTGCGGCAGAACTCAACCGCTATCCACCTGATGCCTTCGCGCCGCCGCATGGCAATTTCGTGCTGCTGATCCGCAACGGCGAGACGATCGGCGGCGGTGCGTTCAAGCACTACGACGACCGCACCGCGGAGTTCAAACGCATCTGGACGCGCTCCGACCTGCGCCGCCAGGGATTGGCGCGCAGGGTTCTGCTCGAACTCGAAGCGCAAGCAGCAAGGCAAGGCTATTCCCGCATTTATCTGACCACCGGCTTCCGGCAGCCGGAGGCAGTGGGTCTCTATCTCGTCAATGGCTACACGGCGCTGTTCGACGTCGCTGCCGATCCGGAGGTCTACAAGACGCTGCCGTTCGAGAAGGACATCACCCATCTCGTCGCGTCGCTCGCGCTTCTCGGAGAGCCGCGCCCATCGCATCCGCAGGCAGTGAGCCACCCGTAA
- a CDS encoding M20 aminoacylase family protein: MNMIVKDTQAGDAVERGIGAYLDEIVALRHDLHRHPELAFHEHRTSEIVVSRLSSWGYEVATGIGGTGVVATLSRGEGQRSIGIRADMDALPIEEATGLAHASVHRGVMHACGHDGHTAILLAAGRYLAEAGRFDGTVRLIFQPAEEIGAGARKMLSEGLFERFPADAVFGLHNWPGVPTGQFGFVAGAAMASVDQCNITIVGKGGHGAEPQLTVDPVLATASLITALQSVVSRNVDPQEMAVVTVGSIHGGSASNVIPESVALKLTMRAFNEATRALLGERVPALACAQAESFGATAEVDYRRGFPALINHRAETELARSVALEAFGPGQIVSNFKPRTASEDFAFMLEEKAGSYLFVGNGDSASLHSANYDFNDAIIAPAARYWVRLVETFLA, from the coding sequence ATGAACATGATCGTCAAGGACACACAGGCGGGGGACGCGGTCGAGCGAGGCATCGGCGCCTATCTCGATGAGATCGTCGCGCTACGCCACGATCTCCACCGCCATCCGGAACTTGCGTTTCACGAACACCGCACCAGCGAAATCGTCGTCAGTCGGCTCTCTTCCTGGGGCTACGAGGTGGCAACGGGAATTGGCGGAACCGGTGTCGTCGCCACCTTGAGCCGGGGTGAAGGCCAACGCAGCATCGGCATCCGTGCCGACATGGACGCCTTGCCGATCGAGGAGGCAACGGGTCTTGCCCATGCCAGCGTCCATCGCGGCGTCATGCATGCCTGCGGGCACGATGGCCACACGGCAATCCTGCTTGCCGCCGGACGCTATCTGGCGGAAGCAGGCCGCTTCGACGGCACCGTGCGGCTGATCTTCCAGCCGGCCGAAGAGATCGGCGCCGGCGCGCGCAAGATGCTGTCCGAAGGGCTGTTCGAACGGTTTCCAGCCGACGCCGTCTTCGGCCTGCACAACTGGCCGGGCGTTCCAACAGGGCAATTCGGCTTCGTTGCCGGTGCCGCCATGGCTTCGGTCGACCAGTGCAACATCACGATCGTCGGCAAGGGTGGCCATGGGGCGGAACCGCAGCTGACCGTCGATCCGGTGCTAGCGACCGCGTCGCTGATCACCGCCCTGCAGAGCGTGGTTTCGCGCAATGTCGACCCGCAGGAGATGGCGGTGGTTACCGTCGGCTCGATCCATGGCGGTTCGGCATCCAACGTCATTCCTGAAAGCGTGGCGCTGAAGCTGACCATGCGGGCCTTCAACGAGGCGACCCGCGCACTGCTCGGCGAGCGGGTACCTGCACTGGCGTGCGCTCAGGCCGAAAGCTTCGGCGCCACCGCGGAGGTGGATTATCGCCGCGGCTTCCCGGCTCTGATCAATCACCGCGCCGAGACGGAGCTTGCCCGCAGTGTCGCACTAGAAGCCTTCGGCCCCGGCCAGATCGTGAGCAACTTCAAGCCGCGCACGGCAAGCGAAGACTTCGCCTTCATGCTGGAGGAGAAGGCCGGCAGCTATCTCTTCGTCGGCAATGGCGACAGCGCGTCGCTCCATAGCGCCAACTACGACTTCAACGACGCAATCATCGCGCCTGCCGCCCGCTATTGGGTGCGGCTGGTCGAAACCTTCCTCGCATGA
- a CDS encoding LLM class flavin-dependent oxidoreductase produces MPQKNVTFGIMLQGPGGHMNAWKHPSGPADASVNFGFFVDTARKAEAAGIAFAFVADGLYINEQSIPHFLNRFEPLTILSALAASTSKIGLVGTVSTSYSDPFTIARQFASLDLISGGRAGWNAVTSPLEGSGRNYGREHPEHELRYEIADEYLDATKGLWDSWDDDAFVRDRQAGVYVDKAKMRRLNHKGRFFRIEGPLNISRSRQGQPVIFQAGASDSGIRLAGKHADAVFTNGGPIDDAQAFYKQIKQSAIAQGRRAADIGLFPGIAPIVGSTAAEAETKYQAIRALVTVEEALLYLGRFFDHHDFSAYPLDEPFPDIGDIGKNSFRATTDRIKKTARETGQTLREIALDVATPRTAFIGTADHIADEIIRWVDGEAADGFILGFPVIAEGLQDFAAHVLPILEERGYFDPHLKGETLRDHLGLPYRESRYAAAAEEIEQGRAVGA; encoded by the coding sequence ATGCCCCAGAAAAATGTCACCTTCGGTATCATGCTGCAGGGCCCCGGCGGCCACATGAATGCCTGGAAGCATCCGAGCGGTCCCGCCGACGCTAGCGTCAACTTCGGATTCTTCGTCGACACGGCGCGCAAGGCGGAAGCCGCCGGTATCGCTTTCGCCTTCGTCGCCGACGGCCTCTATATCAACGAACAGTCGATCCCGCATTTTCTCAACCGCTTCGAGCCGCTGACCATTCTGTCTGCGCTTGCCGCATCGACCTCGAAGATCGGGCTCGTCGGTACCGTTTCGACCTCCTACAGCGACCCCTTCACCATCGCCCGCCAGTTCGCTTCGCTCGACCTGATCAGCGGCGGGCGGGCCGGATGGAACGCGGTGACCTCGCCGTTGGAGGGCTCCGGCCGCAACTATGGGCGCGAGCATCCGGAACATGAGCTGCGCTACGAGATCGCCGACGAGTATCTGGATGCGACCAAGGGCCTCTGGGACTCCTGGGACGACGATGCCTTTGTCCGTGACCGTCAGGCTGGCGTCTATGTCGACAAGGCCAAGATGCGCCGTCTGAACCACAAAGGCCGTTTCTTCCGCATCGAAGGGCCGCTCAACATCAGCCGGTCGCGCCAGGGACAGCCGGTGATCTTCCAGGCAGGGGCTTCCGATTCAGGTATCCGTCTTGCCGGCAAACATGCCGATGCCGTCTTCACCAATGGCGGCCCGATCGACGATGCTCAAGCCTTCTACAAGCAGATCAAGCAGAGTGCGATTGCTCAAGGCCGAAGGGCGGCCGATATCGGCCTCTTCCCCGGCATCGCGCCGATCGTCGGCTCGACGGCCGCGGAGGCGGAGACCAAGTATCAGGCAATCCGCGCGCTGGTCACGGTCGAGGAGGCGCTGCTCTATCTCGGCCGGTTCTTCGATCACCATGATTTCAGTGCCTATCCCCTGGACGAACCGTTCCCCGACATCGGCGATATCGGCAAGAACAGCTTTCGCGCGACGACCGACCGCATCAAGAAGACGGCGCGCGAGACCGGCCAGACTCTTCGCGAGATCGCGCTTGATGTTGCGACGCCGCGGACCGCCTTCATAGGCACCGCAGACCACATCGCCGACGAGATCATCCGTTGGGTCGATGGTGAGGCGGCAGATGGCTTCATCCTCGGCTTCCCGGTCATTGCCGAAGGCCTGCAGGATTTCGCCGCCCACGTGCTGCCGATTCTTGAAGAGCGCGGCTATTTCGACCCGCATCTGAAGGGCGAGACGCTGCGTGATCATCTGGGGCTGCCCTACAGGGAGAGCCGCTATGCGGCGGCGGCGGAAGAGATCGAGCAGGGAAGGGCCGTCGGCGCTTGA
- a CDS encoding LLM class flavin-dependent oxidoreductase, with the protein MSYLLSLLDKSPIDPGTTATDALQATARLAAKAEEWGYHRFWLAEHHNMTGLASSAPETLIAYLLARTSKIRIGSGGVMLQHYSAYKVAETFNLLASLAPGRVDLGVGKAPGGFPLSTRALQIGIDPERKPGFAEQLSDLNHYLAPGKSDDGALLATPLPVHAPERFLLGASVESAELAAAKGWQLVFAAHLNGDPDNIERTVAAYERATGGGRPILAVAALAAESEERARERVAGLRIFKVFLGNGQSVNVGSEEQAAEFARQAGVSDYRVEEKSPSVLHGTPRQVRQELDALHRRYGVKEFVIDTPALPAAERFASIELIARERLSLVA; encoded by the coding sequence ATGTCCTATCTTCTCAGTCTTCTCGACAAGAGCCCGATCGATCCGGGAACCACCGCAACTGACGCGTTGCAGGCAACCGCCAGGCTGGCGGCGAAAGCGGAAGAGTGGGGCTATCACCGCTTCTGGCTGGCCGAGCATCACAACATGACAGGGCTGGCAAGCTCGGCGCCCGAAACGCTGATTGCCTATCTCCTGGCGCGCACATCCAAGATCCGCATCGGCTCCGGCGGCGTCATGCTGCAGCATTACAGCGCCTACAAGGTCGCCGAAACGTTCAACCTCCTGGCATCACTTGCGCCCGGACGGGTTGATCTCGGTGTCGGCAAGGCGCCGGGTGGCTTTCCTCTCTCGACAAGGGCACTACAGATCGGCATCGATCCCGAGCGCAAGCCGGGTTTTGCCGAACAGCTGAGCGATCTCAACCACTATCTTGCGCCCGGAAAATCCGACGACGGAGCGTTGCTGGCAACGCCCTTGCCCGTCCATGCGCCTGAAAGGTTCCTGCTTGGGGCCAGTGTCGAGAGTGCGGAGCTTGCCGCTGCAAAAGGCTGGCAACTGGTGTTTGCCGCGCATCTCAATGGTGATCCGGACAACATCGAGCGAACTGTTGCGGCTTACGAGCGCGCAACGGGCGGTGGTCGGCCGATTTTGGCAGTCGCGGCGCTGGCAGCGGAAAGCGAGGAGCGCGCCCGCGAGCGCGTCGCCGGCCTTCGTATCTTCAAGGTTTTCCTCGGCAACGGCCAAAGCGTCAATGTCGGCAGTGAGGAACAGGCGGCCGAATTCGCGCGCCAGGCGGGCGTCAGCGACTACCGGGTCGAGGAAAAGAGCCCGAGCGTGCTGCACGGAACGCCGCGGCAGGTCCGCCAGGAGCTTGATGCGCTTCACCGCCGCTACGGCGTCAAGGAATTCGTGATCGACACGCCAGCCCTTCCTGCGGCCGAACGCTTCGCATCGATCGAACTCATCGCCAGAGAGCGGCTTTCGCTCGTCGCCTGA
- a CDS encoding DUF992 domain-containing protein — MKKSLAMALTAATLASAGAWAVNAADLPTYKDTYREPDARGGVKIGYLDCNIAGGAGYVLGSAKEVQCVFRSTVGAEASDHYAGAIRKLGVDVGFTTRSRLIWAVFAPTAGYHKGALSGIYQGATAEATLGAGVGANILIGGTAGAIHLQTVSVTGQLGLNVAATGTSMTLTSVN; from the coding sequence ATGAAAAAGAGTCTTGCGATGGCGCTTACTGCTGCAACCCTGGCGTCTGCCGGTGCGTGGGCCGTCAATGCCGCCGACCTGCCGACCTACAAGGACACCTACCGGGAGCCGGACGCGCGCGGTGGCGTCAAGATCGGTTACCTCGACTGCAACATTGCCGGCGGTGCCGGCTATGTCCTGGGTTCGGCCAAGGAAGTCCAATGCGTCTTCCGTTCGACCGTCGGCGCGGAGGCTTCCGACCACTATGCCGGTGCGATCCGCAAGCTCGGCGTCGATGTCGGCTTCACCACCCGCAGCCGGCTGATCTGGGCGGTGTTCGCGCCGACCGCCGGCTATCACAAGGGCGCGTTGAGCGGCATCTACCAGGGTGCGACCGCCGAAGCGACGCTCGGTGCAGGCGTCGGCGCCAACATCCTCATCGGCGGTACGGCCGGTGCCATCCACCTGCAGACGGTCAGTGTGACGGGTCAACTCGGCCTCAACGTTGCCGCGACCGGCACGTCGATGACGCTCACTTCGGTGAACTGA